The region CGAAGGGTCGCATTACGGCATGGACGACTTCCTCGATATCAAATATCTGTGCATGGGAGGCATCTGAATTCAAGCCGCCCGCGAGGGCGGCCGCAGCACCGCAGCAAGCAGGGATCACCAGGACTATCCATATAAAAAATACAGGAGACAAGATCATGCAAACCACCATCCGCAAGACCACCATGGCCCGCGCCATCACCGCCCTCTTCTTTGCGGCGCCATTTGTTAGCGCTAACGTGCGCGCCGACGAGCTCAGCGACATGAAGGCCATGCTGGCCCAATTGCAGGAAAGAGTGGCACAGATGGAAGCCAGGGCGGCCCAGCCGGCGCCGGAGCCAGCTGCGGCCACCACCGCCATGGCGCCGGCCACCGCAGCGGCGGCACCGGCGGCGCCGGCAAAGTCAAACACCGGTTTCAACTGGAAACTGTATGGCCGTGGCGATATCGGCTACACGGTCTCGCGCGGCAAGGACGCCAGCGGCCGCCAGCTGACCAACCACCGTTTGAACCAGGGCGAGATGGCCAGCCGCCTCGGTCTCACCGGTTCCTGGGTCTTCAGCGACGAATACAAGGCCATCTTCGGCGTCGAAACCGGCCTCAATCTGTTCAACGGCAACGCCGGCGGCGGCACGCAGAACAACACCAGTTCGTCCGTGCTGTTCAACCGCGGCTCGACCGTCGGCTTTGCCTCGACCACCTGGGGTTCGATCGAAGGCGGCACCATGTACATGGCGCCGTTCTGGGTCTCGCTGGGGGCCGACCTGGCCTCGGCCCACAACTACGGCGCGAATGACTTCAGCGCCCTGTTTTCGCTGACGCGCCCCGAGTCCCTGGGCCGCTACCTGAAGGACCCCGTCACCGGCAACGCCAGCAAGACCACCAGCCTGGCCGGCAACAACTCGGGCACGGCCCTGTTCTACGGCAACGCGCTGCGCTACCGCAGCCCGACCTACAACAACTTCTCGGCCGAAGTGTCGTATTCGGCCGGCCAGCAGGCGTCTTCCGCCACGGCGCTCGAAGACGACGGTCGCAGCTGGGCCGCCAATGTGCTGTACAAGAAGGACAATCTGTTCCTCGGCTACGCCCATATGGACTACCAGCAAAGCAACGATATCAGCACGGCCGCAAGCAGCAACTTCGTCAAGCGCAACCAGGTCACGGACATCGTCGGCGCGCGCTACAAGTGGAACGACTTTACATTGGGCGGCTCCTACACCTCGTACCGCGTGTCGAACGCGGGCGGCTACGGCGCCGACGCGTTCGGCGTCTCGGGCGCCTATGACCTGGGCAAGCACCGCATCGAAGGCAGCCTGGCGCAGATCAGCTACGACGGCGCCAACAGCCGCGGCGCGTTCGGCGCCAACACGGGCGACGGCGTGGGCAAGCCGAAGTCGACCGCCTACTCGCTGGGCTATCTGTACAACTTCCAGCCGACCCTGTCGTTCTATGCCTACGCCACCCGCATCAAGAATAATGAGCATGCCAAGCTGGGCGTATTGCAGTTCCGCGGGGACAATAACTATTTTGGCTACAGCCCGGTCGAACTGACCGCCGGCATGTTCCTCGTCTTTTAATCATCAGGAGTAGCTCGACATGCAGTTCACACTAGATCAGGAAAACGACGGCCTTGCGCTGCGCTGCGCGGGCCGCCTGCTGCTGCGCCACGACACGCAGGCGCCGTGCCTGTTCGTCGGCCAGGGCCGCGAACGGATGGATATGTACCGCGGCAATTTCGACATCGAAGATTACGTTGAAGAACGCACCGCCCTGCGCCATCTGGCGATCACGCAAGACGAAGGGGTCGCGCTGCTGGCCTTTGCGCGCCATCCTGGCGATGCGCCGCAGCTGGTGCTGCGTGTGCAGGCGCAGCAGCATGGCGTGCACCTGGTGCTGCAGCACGCGGCGCCGGGCTGGAACCGGCTGTGGCTGCGCCTGCCCGCCGAACACGATGAGCACGTGTGGGGCTGCGGCGAGCAGATGTCCTACTTCGACCTGCGCGGGCGCCACTTTCCGCTGTGGACCTCGGAGCCGGGCGTGGGCCGCGACAAGTCGACCCACCTGACCTGGCAGGCCGACGTGACGGCCAAGTCGGGCGGCGACTACTATCACACCAACTACCCGCAACCGAGCTTCATTTCCTCGCAGCGCTACTGCCTGCATGCCGAAACGACGGCCTATGCCGACTTCGATTTCCGCCATGCCGACTTCCACGAGCTGCAATTCTGGGCCATGCCCGAGCGCCTGGAATTCATGCTGGCCGATTCCTTCGTCGACCTGGTCGGCGTGGTGTCGCAACGCTTCGGCCGCCAGCCCAAGCTGCCGGCCTGGCTGCAGAACGGCGCCATGCTGGGCCTGAAAGGCGGCGAAGACCACGCGCGCGCCATCCTCGCGCAGGCGAAGGAACACGGCCTGGCCGTCAGCGCCCTGTGGTGCGAAGACTGGGTGGGACTGCGCCAGACCTCGTTCGGCAAGCGCCTGTTCTGGGACTGGCGCTGGCAGCCGCAGCGCTATCCGGACCTGAAGCAATGGATCGCCGACCTGGCCAGGGAAGACATCCGCTTCCTCGGCTACGTCAATCCCTACCTGTGCAATGACGGCACCCTGTACCAGGAAGCGCTGCAGCAAGGCTTTTTGGCCACCGCGATGGATGGCGGCACCTATCTGGTCGACTTCGGCGAATTCGATTGCGGCGTGGTCGACTTCACCAACCCGGCCGCCGCGCAGTGGTTCGAGGACCGCGTGCTGCGACAGGAAATGCTGGACTTCGGTTTGTCCGGCTGGATGGCCGATTTCGGCGAATACCTGCCGATCGACCTGCGCCTGCACAATGGCGTCGACGCACGCCTGATGCACAACGCCTGGCCGACCCTGTGGGCCGAAGTCAACGCACGCGCCATCGCAGCGGCCGGCAAGACCGGCGACGCCACCTTCTTCATGCGTGCCGGCTATACCGGCGTGCAGGCGCACTGCCCTTTGCTGTGGGCCGGCGACCAGTCGGTCGACTTCAGCCGCCACGACGGCTTGCAGACGGTGATCTGCGGCGCGCTGTCGTCCGGTTTGCTGGGCAACGCCTACCACCACAGCGATATCGGCGGCTACACGAGCTTGTTCGGCAACCTGCGCACGGCCGAGCTGTTCCAGCGCTGGACCGAGATGGCGGTATTTACTTCGATGATGCGCACGCATGAAGGCAACCGCCCGGACGAGAACTTCCAGTTCTACCAGGATGAACAGGTGTTCGCCCACTTCGCCCGCATGACGCGCCTGCACGTGGCGCTGGCGCCCGTCATCGCCGCCCTGGCCGACGACGCCGTGCGGCATGGCCTGCCGCTGCAGCGCCCCCTGTTCCTGCACTACGAGCAGGACCGCGCCACCTACGCCATCCAGGACCAGTACCTGTTCGGCCCCGACCTGCTGGTGGCGCCCGTGCATGCGGCCGGCGCCACGCGCTGGGGCGCCTACCTGCCGCAGGGCGACGCCTGGGTCCATCTGTGGAGCGGCGCCGTGTTCGACGGCGGCCTGCGCGTGGAAGTGGCGGCGCCACTGGGCCAGCCACCCGTGTTCGTGCGCCAGGGCTGCGCGCAGCAGGTGTTTTTACTGTCGCTGGCGGCATGAGCCTGACATGAGCATCGGGTCGCACCTGTTGTTCCTGGCCTGCGTGGCGCTGGCCAGCTACGCGCAGAACCTGACCGGTTTTGCGTTCGGGCTGATCCTGCTGGGCCTGACGGCGGTGCTGCACCTGGCCAGTCTGGGCGACGTGGCCAATGTGGTCAGCGTGCTGGTGCTGGTGAATGCGGCCATCACCTTTGGCCGTCACAAGCCGCAGCTGGTGTGGCCGGTGTTCGGGCCGTCGCTGGCCTGCAGCCTGGTCGGCGTGGGCGCCGGCGTGGCGCTGCTGGGCTGGTTCAGCGCGCAGCAGGTCAGCCTGCTGCGTTTTTTGCTCGGCTGCGCCATCATCGTCTGCGCATTCCTGCTGGTGCTGCGCGCCAGCACGCGCGCAAAACAGTCCGGCCTGCCCTCGTTCCTGTTCTTCAGTGGGGTCTCCGGCGTGATGGGCGGCCTGTTCGCCAGCGCCGGCCCGCCCATGGTGTATCACCTGTACCGCCAGCCGTGGCCGGCCGACATGGTCCGCCATTCGCTGATCGTGCTGTTTGCCGCCAACGCCGTGCTGCGCCTGGCGCTGGTGCTGGCGCACGGCCAGTTCAGCATGACGGCGGTGTGGCTGACCGTCGAAGCGCTGCCGGTGGTGATGGGCCTGACCTGGCTGGCCCGCCGCTACCCGTCCCGCCTGCCGTTACAGCACGTGCGGCGCGCCGTGTTCGTGCTGCTGCTGGCCGCCGGCCTGGCGCTGGTGCTGCCGCCGGTGCTGGCACTGCTCCATTGAGTCATCTCTCTTTTAATAAATCGAGTCCTTATGTCCGCATCCCGCTTTACCTCCCTGCCCCCTGATTGCGACCTGCTGGTCGTCGGCGGCGGCATCAATGGCGCCGGCATCGCGCGCGACGCGGCCGGCCGTGGCCTGCGCGTGGTGCTGTGCGAACAGCACGACCTGGCGCAGCATACCTCGTCGGCCTCCACCAAGCTGATACACGGTGGCCTGCGCTACCTCGAATACTATGAATTCAAGCTGGTGCGCAAGGCGCTGCAGGAACGCGAAGTGCTGCTGCGCGCCGCTCCCCACATCATGTGGCCGATGCGTTTCGTGATGCCGCATGACGCTGCCCAGCGCCCGGCCTGGCTGATACGCGCCGGCCTGTTCCTGTACGACCACCTGGCCAAACGCGCCTTTTTGCCCGCCTCGCAGGCGATCACCCTGGCCAGGCACGCGGCCGGCGCGCCGCTCAAGCCCGGCTACCGCAAGGGCTTCGTGTATTCAGACGGCTGGGTCGACGACGCCAGGCTGGTGGTGCTCAATGCGCTAGCCGCGCAGGAACGCGGCGCGCACATCCTCACGCGCACCGCCTGCGTCGACGCGCACCGCGATGGCGATGGCTGGCAGGCCACCCTGCAAGGTCCCGACGGCCAACGCCGCAGCCTGCGGGCGCGCGCCATCGTCAATGCGGCCGGGCCGTGGACGGCGCAGTTTGCCGGCGCGGCCGGCGGCGGCAGGACGCAGGGACTGCGCCTGATCAAGGGCAGCCATATCATCGTGCCGCGCCTGTTCGAGCATCCGAACGCGTATATTTTCCAGAACCCGGACCAGCGCATCATCTTCGCGATTCCCTACCAGGACGACTACACCCTGATCGGCACCACCGACGAGGAATACAAGGGCGACGTGGCGCAGGTCAAAATCAGCGGCGATGAAATCGCCTATCTGTGCCAGGCCGCCAACCGCTATTTCCGGCGCGAGATCGGCCCGTCCGACGTGGTGTGGACCTATTCCGGCGTGCGCCCGCTGCTCGACGACAGCGCCCGGGACGCGTCGGCCGTCACGCGCGACTATCTGCTGGAAGTGGCGCGCGGCGACACGGGCACGGGCGCACCGCTGCTCAATATCTGGGGTGGCAAGATCACCACCTACCGCAAACTGGCCGAGGAGGCGATGGCGCTGCTGGCGCCCTTGCTGGCCAACACCCGGCCCGCCTGGACCGCCGATGCGCCGCTGCCGGGCGGCGACCTGCAGCGGCCGGGCCAGCTGGTGGACAGCCATGATTTCGACGGCTTCCTGGCCCGCTTCCAGCAGGCGCATCCCTGGTTGCCCCCCAAGCTGGCGCACCGCTACGCACGCGCCTATGGCAGCCGCGCCACGCGCGTGCTGGCGGGCGCGAACTCGATGGCGGGCCTGGGCGCGGAACTGGCGCCCGGCCTGCACGAGGCCGAAGCGCGCTACCTGGTCGACGTGGAATGGGCGAGGAGCTGCGACGACATATTATGGCGGCGCAGCAAACTGGGCCTGCGCTGCCAGCCGGCCGACGTGGCGCGCCTGCAGCTGTGGCTTGAAGCCTGCCTGGCGCAGCAGGTGGCGGCATGAGCTATCTGCTGGCCCTCGACCAGGGCACCTCCAGCTCGCGCAGCATGGTCTTCGACGAAGCGGGCGCCATCGTCGCCGTGGCGCAGCGCGAATTTCGCCAGCTGTTTCCGCAGCCGGGCTGGATCGAACACGATCCGATCGAAATCTGGCACAGCCAGCTCGCCACCAGCCGCGAAGTGCTGCTGAAAGCCGGCTTGACGGCGGCGGACCTGGGCGCGCTGGGCATCACCAACCAGCGCGAAACGACGGTGGTGTGGGACCGCGCCACGGGCGAGCCCGTCTACAATGCCATCGTCTGGCAGGACCGGCGCACCGAGGCGCTGTGCGACAGCCTGCGCGAGCGGGGACTGGCCGGCGCCATCCATGCCAGGACGGGGCTGGTGCTCGATCCCTATTTTTCCGGCACCAAGCTGCGCTGGATACTCGACGAAGTGCCGGGCGTGCGCGCACGCGCCATGCGCGGCGAGCTGGCCTTCGGCACCATCGACGCCTGGCTGGCCTGGCAGATGACGGGCGGGCGCCTGCACGTGACCGACGTGACGAACGCCTCGCGCACCATGCTGTGGAATATCCATGAAGGCTGCTGGGACGCTCAGCTGCTCGACTGGCTGGGCATCCCCGCCAGCCTGCTGCCCACCGTCCATCCGTCCAGCCATGTGTACGGCGAAACCGACGCCGAGGTGCTGGGCAGCCCGGTCATCATCGGCGGCATCGCCGGCGACCAGCAAGCGGCGCTGTTCGGCCAGACCTGCTTCAAGCCCGGCATGGCCAAGAATACCTATGGTACGGGCTGCTTCCTGCTGCTCAACACGGGCGAGCAGTGTGCGCAATCGCGGCATGGCCTGATCAGCACGGCCGCCTGTCAGGTGGGTGCGCAGCCGGCCTATGCGCTCGAAGGCAGCGTGTTTATCGGCGGCGCCGTGGTGCAGTGGCTGCGCGACGGCCTGGGCGCCATCGGCCACGCCAGCGAAGCGGAAAGCCTGGCCGCCTCGGTGCCCGATTCGGGCGGCGTGGTGTTCGTGCCCTCGTTTACGGGGCTGGGCGCACCCTACTGGGTACCGTCGGCCAAGGGCGCCATCCTGGGCCTGAGCCGCGGCAGCACGGTGGGCCATATCGCGCGCGCGGCGCTCGAAGCGATCGCCTTCCAGAGCGCGGCCCTGCTGCAGGCCATGACCCTCGACGCACAGGCGCCGATCACCGAACTGCGCGTGGACGGCGGCGCCT is a window of Janthinobacterium sp. J1-1 DNA encoding:
- a CDS encoding porin, which produces MQTTIRKTTMARAITALFFAAPFVSANVRADELSDMKAMLAQLQERVAQMEARAAQPAPEPAAATTAMAPATAAAAPAAPAKSNTGFNWKLYGRGDIGYTVSRGKDASGRQLTNHRLNQGEMASRLGLTGSWVFSDEYKAIFGVETGLNLFNGNAGGGTQNNTSSSVLFNRGSTVGFASTTWGSIEGGTMYMAPFWVSLGADLASAHNYGANDFSALFSLTRPESLGRYLKDPVTGNASKTTSLAGNNSGTALFYGNALRYRSPTYNNFSAEVSYSAGQQASSATALEDDGRSWAANVLYKKDNLFLGYAHMDYQQSNDISTAASSNFVKRNQVTDIVGARYKWNDFTLGGSYTSYRVSNAGGYGADAFGVSGAYDLGKHRIEGSLAQISYDGANSRGAFGANTGDGVGKPKSTAYSLGYLYNFQPTLSFYAYATRIKNNEHAKLGVLQFRGDNNYFGYSPVELTAGMFLVF
- a CDS encoding alpha-glucosidase; the encoded protein is MQFTLDQENDGLALRCAGRLLLRHDTQAPCLFVGQGRERMDMYRGNFDIEDYVEERTALRHLAITQDEGVALLAFARHPGDAPQLVLRVQAQQHGVHLVLQHAAPGWNRLWLRLPAEHDEHVWGCGEQMSYFDLRGRHFPLWTSEPGVGRDKSTHLTWQADVTAKSGGDYYHTNYPQPSFISSQRYCLHAETTAYADFDFRHADFHELQFWAMPERLEFMLADSFVDLVGVVSQRFGRQPKLPAWLQNGAMLGLKGGEDHARAILAQAKEHGLAVSALWCEDWVGLRQTSFGKRLFWDWRWQPQRYPDLKQWIADLAREDIRFLGYVNPYLCNDGTLYQEALQQGFLATAMDGGTYLVDFGEFDCGVVDFTNPAAAQWFEDRVLRQEMLDFGLSGWMADFGEYLPIDLRLHNGVDARLMHNAWPTLWAEVNARAIAAAGKTGDATFFMRAGYTGVQAHCPLLWAGDQSVDFSRHDGLQTVICGALSSGLLGNAYHHSDIGGYTSLFGNLRTAELFQRWTEMAVFTSMMRTHEGNRPDENFQFYQDEQVFAHFARMTRLHVALAPVIAALADDAVRHGLPLQRPLFLHYEQDRATYAIQDQYLFGPDLLVAPVHAAGATRWGAYLPQGDAWVHLWSGAVFDGGLRVEVAAPLGQPPVFVRQGCAQQVFLLSLAA
- a CDS encoding TSUP family transporter; the protein is MSIGSHLLFLACVALASYAQNLTGFAFGLILLGLTAVLHLASLGDVANVVSVLVLVNAAITFGRHKPQLVWPVFGPSLACSLVGVGAGVALLGWFSAQQVSLLRFLLGCAIIVCAFLLVLRASTRAKQSGLPSFLFFSGVSGVMGGLFASAGPPMVYHLYRQPWPADMVRHSLIVLFAANAVLRLALVLAHGQFSMTAVWLTVEALPVVMGLTWLARRYPSRLPLQHVRRAVFVLLLAAGLALVLPPVLALLH
- the glpD gene encoding glycerol-3-phosphate dehydrogenase, whose translation is MSASRFTSLPPDCDLLVVGGGINGAGIARDAAGRGLRVVLCEQHDLAQHTSSASTKLIHGGLRYLEYYEFKLVRKALQEREVLLRAAPHIMWPMRFVMPHDAAQRPAWLIRAGLFLYDHLAKRAFLPASQAITLARHAAGAPLKPGYRKGFVYSDGWVDDARLVVLNALAAQERGAHILTRTACVDAHRDGDGWQATLQGPDGQRRSLRARAIVNAAGPWTAQFAGAAGGGRTQGLRLIKGSHIIVPRLFEHPNAYIFQNPDQRIIFAIPYQDDYTLIGTTDEEYKGDVAQVKISGDEIAYLCQAANRYFRREIGPSDVVWTYSGVRPLLDDSARDASAVTRDYLLEVARGDTGTGAPLLNIWGGKITTYRKLAEEAMALLAPLLANTRPAWTADAPLPGGDLQRPGQLVDSHDFDGFLARFQQAHPWLPPKLAHRYARAYGSRATRVLAGANSMAGLGAELAPGLHEAEARYLVDVEWARSCDDILWRRSKLGLRCQPADVARLQLWLEACLAQQVAA
- the glpK gene encoding glycerol kinase GlpK — protein: MSYLLALDQGTSSSRSMVFDEAGAIVAVAQREFRQLFPQPGWIEHDPIEIWHSQLATSREVLLKAGLTAADLGALGITNQRETTVVWDRATGEPVYNAIVWQDRRTEALCDSLRERGLAGAIHARTGLVLDPYFSGTKLRWILDEVPGVRARAMRGELAFGTIDAWLAWQMTGGRLHVTDVTNASRTMLWNIHEGCWDAQLLDWLGIPASLLPTVHPSSHVYGETDAEVLGSPVIIGGIAGDQQAALFGQTCFKPGMAKNTYGTGCFLLLNTGEQCAQSRHGLISTAACQVGAQPAYALEGSVFIGGAVVQWLRDGLGAIGHASEAESLAASVPDSGGVVFVPSFTGLGAPYWVPSAKGAILGLSRGSTVGHIARAALEAIAFQSAALLQAMTLDAQAPITELRVDGGACANNLLLQFQADLLGIPVVRPQVIETTALGAAYLAGLAIGQYRGTEELAAQWRVERTFLPTIGRDQAAELMRQWETAVRRFAGNGEN